The DNA sequence GACGACGGGTTCACGCGAGGCGGCGCTGCGGGCGTTCGCCCTGCACCCGCTGATCGACTCGGTTCCCGTGGCGCGGCGGCTGCTCGACGCCTACGCCGCCGCGCACCCGGAACTCGGTTACCTGGCCTAGACCGCGGCCATCGCGTTGAACTCCGCTTCGGCCTCGTCGCGCTCGACGTACAGCGACCACGCCTGGTCGGCGATGTCGTCCGGGTTCAGCGTCCCGGCGGTGAACCCGTGGTCCTGCGAGGTGAACACGCGGTGGATGTCGCCGCGCTCGATGAGGCCGCCGATGGTGAGCGCGCCGGCGTAGACGCCCTTCTCGCGCAGGGCCGCGTGCAACGTCAGGACGTACATCCGCAGCGCCGCCGAGGCCGGGGCGAGGCTGCCGAGCATCGGCATCGGGTGCTTGCCGCTCAGGCCGCCGGCGAACAGCAGGGCGCCCGAGCCGCGTTCCAGCATCGGCGGCAGCGCCGCTTTCACCAGGTTCGCGGCCGGCAGCATGAAGTTCTCGAACGGCGTGCGCAGGTCGTCCGGCCCGGCTTCGGTGAGCGGTTTGATGCCCGGGCCGGCGGTCGCGTCGGCCGGGCCGAAGTACACCGTGTCGATCTCGCCGGCGTCGGCCGTGATCCGGACGAGGACGTCGCGGAGCTGGGTTTCGTCGGTGACGTCGGCGGTGTAGGTGTGCGTGGGGATCCCGGTCAGGGCCTCGCGGTACGCGTCGTGCCGCGTGGCGGTGCGGGAAACCAGCGCCGTGGTGAAGCCTTCGCGGCCGAAGCGGCGGGCGATCGACAGGCCGAGCCCGGGGCCGACACCCAGGACGGCGATCACTTTCGGCAAGGGAACCTCCTCTGAGAGAAACTTGAGACTGTCCTCAAGTTAGTCAGAAGTTGAGGGTGCCGTCAACTTGGCTCCGATGTGCGGCGAATGTCGTCACGGGTTGCGGCCACCGGCCGAACGCGCGCCCGGACTGCTGCTCCAAGCGGGTAGAACCTGTTTCAGTTTCGGGGCTGTCCCGACACGATGACCTTCGCCGTTCCGCGAGCGAGGAGTGCGCCATGGATGCCGACCTGACCCGCCGCCAGATCCTGCGCGGCACCGCGGCGGGCGTGGGCCTCGCGGCGACGTCCGCGCTCGCCGCGCCGTCCGCGGCGAATGCGGCGCCGGTGGGCGAGTACGACGTCGTCGTGGTCGGGTCCGGCGCGGCGGGCATGACCGCCGCGCTGACGGCGGCCAAGCGCGGGCTGAGCGTCGTCGTGGTCGAGAAGGCGCCGACGTTCGGTGGCTCCGCAGCCCGGTCCGGCGCCGGCATCTGGATCCCGAACAACCCGGTGCTGCTCGCCGCCGGCGTGCCGGACACGCCGGCGAAAGCCGCGCAGTACCTCGCCGCCGTCGTCGGGCCGGACGTGCCGGCCGCGCGCCAGGAAGCCTTCCTGCGCAACGGTCCCGCGATGATCGCGTTCGTCCTGGCGAACAGCCCGCTGCGGTTCCGCTTCATGGACGGCTACAGCGACTACTACCCGGAGCTCCAGGGCGGCCTGCCGAACGGCCGCTCGATCGAGCCGGACCAGTTCGACGGCAACCTGCTGGGCGCGGAGCTGGCGCACCTGAACCCGCCCTACCTGGCGACGCCCGCCGGGATGGTCGTGTTCAGCGCGGACTACAAGTGGCTCAACCTTGCCGCGGTCAACGCCAAGGGGGCCGCGGTCGCCGCCGCCTGCCTGGCCCGCGGCACGGCCGCCGCGCTCGCCGGGCAGAAGCCGCTCACCATGGGGCAGTCGCTCGCCGCCGGGCTGCGGGCCGGGCTGCTCGCGGCGAACGTGCCGGTGTGGCTGAACACCCCGCTCGTCGACCTGAACATCGAAAACGGCGCGGTCACCGGGGTTCTGGTCCCGCAGGGGCTGGTGCGGGCGCGGCGCGGCGTGATCGTCGGCTCGGGCGGGTTCGAGCACAACGCCGGGATGCGGGCGCAGTACCAGCGTCAGCCGATCAGTACCGATTGGACGGTCGGCGCGAAGGAGAACACCGGCGACGGCATCCGGGCCGGCCAGCGCGCCGGCGCGGCGCTCGACCTGATGGAGGACGCCTGGTGGGGCCCGGCCATCCCGGTACCCGGCGACCCGTACTTCTGCCTGGCCGAGCGCACCCTGCCCGGCGGGCTGCTGGTGAACCAGGCCGGGCAGCGGTTCGTGAACGAAGCCGCGCCCTACAGCGACGTCGTGCACACCATGTACGACAAGAACCCGACGGCGCCGGACATCCCCGCGTGGCTCGTCGTCGACCAGAACTACCGGAACAAGTACCTGTTCCGCGACATCCTGCCGCTGCTGCCGTTCCCGGATTCCTGGTACGCGGCCGGTGCCGTGTTCAAGGCCTCGACCATCCCGGACCTCGGCGCGAAGATCGGCGTTCCCGCCGCCGCGCTGAAGTCCACTGTGGACCGGTTCAACGCGCTCGCGCGGTCCGGTGTGGACAGTGACTTCCACCGCGGCGCGAGCGCGTACGACCACTACTACACCGACCCGCTGGTGCTGCCCAACTCCTGCCTCGCGCCGCTGTGGGCGCCGCCGTTC is a window from the Amycolatopsis sp. cg9 genome containing:
- a CDS encoding SDR family NAD(P)-dependent oxidoreductase; translation: MIAVLGVGPGLGLSIARRFGREGFTTALVSRTATRHDAYREALTGIPTHTYTADVTDETQLRDVLVRITADAGEIDTVYFGPADATAGPGIKPLTEAGPDDLRTPFENFMLPAANLVKAALPPMLERGSGALLFAGGLSGKHPMPMLGSLAPASAALRMYVLTLHAALREKGVYAGALTIGGLIERGDIHRVFTSQDHGFTAGTLNPDDIADQAWSLYVERDEAEAEFNAMAAV
- the kstD gene encoding 3-oxosteroid 1-dehydrogenase — its product is MDADLTRRQILRGTAAGVGLAATSALAAPSAANAAPVGEYDVVVVGSGAAGMTAALTAAKRGLSVVVVEKAPTFGGSAARSGAGIWIPNNPVLLAAGVPDTPAKAAQYLAAVVGPDVPAARQEAFLRNGPAMIAFVLANSPLRFRFMDGYSDYYPELQGGLPNGRSIEPDQFDGNLLGAELAHLNPPYLATPAGMVVFSADYKWLNLAAVNAKGAAVAAACLARGTAAALAGQKPLTMGQSLAAGLRAGLLAANVPVWLNTPLVDLNIENGAVTGVLVPQGLVRARRGVIVGSGGFEHNAGMRAQYQRQPISTDWTVGAKENTGDGIRAGQRAGAALDLMEDAWWGPAIPVPGDPYFCLAERTLPGGLLVNQAGQRFVNEAAPYSDVVHTMYDKNPTAPDIPAWLVVDQNYRNKYLFRDILPLLPFPDSWYAAGAVFKASTIPDLGAKIGVPAAALKSTVDRFNALARSGVDSDFHRGASAYDHYYTDPLVLPNSCLAPLWAPPFYALRIVPGDLGTKGGMRTDARARVLRPDGTVIPGLYAAGNASAAVMGHSYAGAGSTIGPAMTFGYIAASDV